From a region of the Alnus glutinosa chromosome 1, dhAlnGlut1.1, whole genome shotgun sequence genome:
- the LOC133854313 gene encoding uncharacterized protein LOC133854313, protein MAKPKNQTKPTKQMHQDQNQQPLKSEKTPSWSVLRGLLTCKDLQTQHQQQQKQQQQQQKRQQQKEHQKQQHEQAVEENGKKCKKMKCSGSLCSNTKVMHRPETGSPEVHKKRSSMGSSSNASNDASSRSMKAPLHELNGVVSTASSFSASSNSSIGGSFRGMPFRRFSGCYECRMVVDPVLGFTRDPSLRSSICSCPDCGEIFMKPENLELHQAVRHAVSELGPEDTSKNIVEIIFQSSWLNKQTPICKIDRILKVHNTQKTISKFEEYRDSIKAKATKLPKKHPRCIADGNELLRFHCTNFICSLGLNGSSNLCNSIPQCSVCSIIKNGFKVAGESAGGVAEKGILTTATSGKAHDKAGVSAEENNDKRAMLVCRVIAGRVKKNMEGSMEEYDSVAGAAGLYSNLDELYVFNPKAILPCFVVIYRGF, encoded by the exons ATGGCTAAacccaaaaaccaaacaaaacctaCCAAGCAAATGCACCAAGACCAAAACCAGCAGCCCCTAAAATCTGAGAAAACTCCATCTTGGTCAGTTTTAAGAGGCCTATTGACCTGCAAAGATCTCCAAACTCaacaccaacaacaacaaaagcagcagcagcagcaacaaaAGCGACAGCAACAGAAAGAGCATCAAAAGCAACAACATGAGCAAGCCGTGGAGGAGAATGGCAAGAAATGCAAGAAAATGAAGTGCTCTGGTTCACTCTGTAGCAACACCAAGGTCATGCATAGACCTGAAACAGGATCCCCGGAAGTCCACAAGAAAAGGTCCTCAATGGGTTCAAGCAGCAATGCCAGCAATGATGCTTCTAGCAGATCCATGAAAGCTCCTCTGCATGAACTCAATGGAGTTGTTTCCACTGCTTCTTCATTCTCTGCATCTTCCAATTCATCCATTGGTGGGTCTTTTAGGGGAATGCCTTTCAGGAGATTCTCTGGCTGCTATGAGTGTAGAATGGTGGTAGATCCTGTACTTGGTTTCACCAGAGATCCTTCTCTCAGGAGTAGCATCTGTTCTTGCCCTGACTGTGGTGAGATCTTCATGAAACCTGAAAATTTGGAGCTCCATCAGGCTGTTAGGCATGCAG TATCTGAACTGGGTCCTGAAGACACCAGCAAAAACATAGTGGAAATCATATTCCAGTCAAGCTGGCTAAACAAACAAACACCCATCTGTAAAATTGACCGCATCCTGAAAGTCCATAACACCCAGAAGACGATCTCCAAGTTCGAGGAATACAGAGACTCCATCAAAGCCAAAGCCACTAAGCTCCCCAAGAAGCACCCACGCTGCATAGCAGATGGCAACGAGCTTCTCAGGTTCCACTGCACCAACTTTATCTGCTCTTTAGGCCTAAACGGGTCCTCCAACCTCTGCAATTCAATCCCACAATGCAGTGTATGCAGTATAATCAAGAATGGCTTCAAGGTTGCCGGAGAATCAGCCGGAGGAGTTGCTGAGAAGGGAATTTTGACAACTGCGACGAGCGGGAAGGCACATGACAAAGCTGGAGTGTCGGCAGAGGAAAACAACGACAAGAGGGCAATGCTGGTTTGCCGGGTGATTGCGGGCAGAGTGAAGAAGAACATGGAGGGGAGTATGGAAGAGTATGACTCGGTTGCCGGGGCTGCGGGGCTCTATTCTAATTTGGATGAGTTGTATGTGTTTAATCCCAAGGCTATTTTGCCTTGTTTTGTTGTCATCTACAGAGGATTCTAA
- the LOC133854321 gene encoding O-fucosyltransferase 10-like: MAMKPKSHAHDGNGYPSDASGNSSSPSPPPSPRRHASISQCRRRVRSKAQYAQSLKESFGGGILLRRNLRYLLVLPLLYVCGLLMCVAGPFSALVGGPAPPGSVYRSHEMFRRLLPDIQADNSSAIELSSVWKYKRRQKEQRPCPNSTAGRRFESSGPSGYLIVEANGGLNQQRSAICNAVAVAGLLNAILVIPRFHFHSVWKDPSEFGDIYDEDHFIATLEGYVKVVKKLPEVLMESYDYNITDVPTFHVQAWASVGYYLGEVYPVLQKQGVIRIAPFANRLAMNVPPHIQSLRCLTNYEALRFSSPISILAKKLVNRMIEKSSRTGGKYVSIHLRFEEDMVAFSCCVYDGGEAEKVEMDSIREKGWRGKFKRKDRLIQPGLNRINGKCPLSPLEVGMMLRGMGFGNDTSIYLASGKIYQAESHLAPLLTMFPYLYTKESLATPDELAPFKGYSSRLAALDYTVCLFSEVFVTTQGGNFPHFLMGHRRFLYGGHAKTIMPDKRKLVVLMQDMGLSWKAFKDEMEEVLNESDRKGVMVPRVKKFNRKTSVYTFPLPECRCIQKSHNDQINPNSTFFSYHPRSMR, from the exons ATGGCCATGAAGCCCAAGAGCCACGCTCACGACGGCAATGGCTACCCGAGCGACGCCAGCGGAAACAGCAGCTCGCCGAGCCCGCCTCCGTCGCCACGCCGTCACGCGAGCATCTCCCAGTGCCGGAGGCGAGTGCGGTCTAAGGCGCAGTACGCTCAGTCCCTGAAGGAGAGCTTCGGCGGCGGCATTCTGTTGCGGCGGAACCTGCGGTACTTGCTTGTGCTGCCGCTGCTCTACGTGTGTGGGCTGCTAATGTGCGTGGCTGGGCCCTTCTCGGCTCTCGTCGGCGGACCCGCCCCTCCTGGCTCGGTCTACCGTAGCCACGAGATGTTTCGGAGGCTCTTGCCTGACATTCAGGCTGATAATTCCTCGGCTATTGAG TTGTCCTCTGTTTGGAAATACAAAAGGAGGCAAAAAGAGCAGAGACCTTGTCCAAATTCAACTGCTGGCCGACGTTTTG AGTCCTCTGGCCCCAGTGGTTACTTGATTGTTGAGGCTAATGGTGGTCTTAACCAACAACGCTCTGca ATCTGCAATGCAGTGGCTGTAGCTGGacttttgaatgcgatactagTTATCCCTCGATTTCATTTCCATAGCGTCTGGAAGGATCCTAG TGAGTTTGGTGACATATACGATGAAGATCATTTCATAGCCACCCTTGAGGGCTATGTGAAAGTGGTTAAAAAGCTGCCTGAGGTACTAATGGAAAGCTATGATTACAACATTACTGACGTTCCAACCTTCCATGTCCAAGCTTGGGCTTCTGTCGGTTATTACTTGGGAGAAGTTTATCCTGTCTTGCAGAAGCAAGG GGTTATTCGCATAGCCCCCTTTGCTAATAGATTGGCAATGAATGTCCCACCTCATATTCAATCTCTAAGATGCCTGACTAACTATGAAGCATTGAGGTTCTCTTCTCCTATTTCAATTCTTGCCAAGAAACTGGTAAACAGAATGATCGAGAAGAGCTCAAGAACTGGTGGGAAGTATGTCTCCATCCACCTCCGTTTTGAGGAG GACATGGTGGCATTTTCTTGCTGCGTGTATGATGGAGGAGAGGCCGAAAAAGTTGAAATGGATTCAATTCGTGAAAAGGGGTGGAGGGGGAAGTTTAAACGAAAGGATCGTCTCATCCAACCTGGTCTCAATCGAATCAATGGAAAATGCCCACTATCTCCCTTGGAG GTTGGGATGATGCTACGTGGTATGGGTTTCGGTAATGACACTTCAATTTATCTGGCCTCAGGGAAAATATACCAGGCAGAAAGTCATTTAGCTCCTCTGCTTACGATGTTTCCCTATCTTTATACAAAGGAGTCTCTTGCAACCCCAGATGAGCTCGCGCCTTTCAAG GGATACTCTTCAAGATTGGCAGCTTTGGATTACACAGTATGCCTGTTTAGTGAGGTTTTTGTGACAACTCAGGGTGGAAACTTCCCGCATTTTCTGATGGGTCACCGGAGATTCCTGTATGGTGGACATGCTAAGACCATTATGCCTGATAAACGAAAGCTCGTTGTTCTAATGCAGGACATGGGTCTCAG CTGGAAAGCTTTCAAGGATGAGATGGAAGAAGTGCTGAATGAAAGTGACCGCAAGGGGGTGATGGTACCCAGAGTGAAAAAATTCAACAGAAAAACTTCCGTTTACACATTCCCTTTACCGGAATGCAGATGTATTCAGAAATCGCATAACGACCAAATCAATCCTAATTCTACATTCTTTAGTTACCACCCGAGATCCATGAGATAA
- the LOC133854304 gene encoding pentatricopeptide repeat-containing protein At4g08210 encodes MGWGIMDLNRIVTALRHCGRVQAPNLGRTLHSNLIKLGVLNNVFLANNLIAMYVDFCHLQDAHRVFDEMPDRNVVTWTTMASAYTNSGRPHEKALIIYTQMLRFGSEEPNGFMYSVVLKACGLVGDLELGRSIHKRISGGGFQFDIVLMNTLLDMYVKCGSLSDARKVFDEILRKNATTWNTILSGYCKEGLMEEAVDLFCQMPEPNVISWNSIISGFADNGRLQALDFVHVMHREGLKLDGFTFPCALKSCACHGFLTTGKQIHCYVVKSGYESNCFTVSALVDMYSNCNALNEAIKLFNLYSRYIASVCDSLALWNSMLSGYVVNEHYGVALNLVSQIHRSGAYFDSYTFSGVLKVCINLLDFRLGHQVHGLVVTSGYGLDNVVGSILIDLYSKHGNVKDALGLFHRLQKKDIVAWSGLITECTRMGLSSLVFSLFKDMVNMDLQVDYFVISNVLKVCSSLGSIRSGKQAHAFCVKSGYDTEEVTVTALIDMYAKCGEIEDGLALFDCMPEKDSVCWTGIIVGCGHNGRAMEAMKFFCQMVELGLKPNEITFTGVLSACRHAGLVEEAWTIFMSMKTEHGVEPQLEHYNCMVDLLGQAGCFKEAEKLIADMPFEPNRTLWCSLLGACGTHKNMELVDIITEHLLASSPEDPSVYVTLANVYATLGMWDSLSKVREAVREVGMKEAGKSWIEISG; translated from the coding sequence ATGGGATGGGGGATCATGGATTTAAACCGTATTGTAACCGCTTTGCGCCACTGTGGAAGAGTTCAAGCTCCTAATCTTGGGAGAACACTTCACTCTAATTTGATCAAACTTGGGGTTTTGAACAACGTGTTCCTTGCCAACAATTTGATTGCCATGTATGTAGACTTTTGTCATCTGCAAGATGCACACAGGGTGTTCGACGAGATGCCTGATAGAAACGTGGTTACGTGGACCACCATGGCTTCTGCGTATACTAATAGTGGAAGACCTCACGAAAAAGCTCTCATAATATACACCCAGATGTTACGGTTTGGTTCAGAGGAACCAAATGGTTTTATGTACTCTGTGGTCCTTAAAGCGTGTGGTCTGGTGGGTGATCTTGAATTGGGTAGATCAATTCATAAAAGAATTTCTGGAGGTGGATTCCAGTTTGACATTGTTTTGATGAATACCCTTTTGGACATGTATGTCAAATGTGGGAGTTTGAGTGATGCCAGGAAAGTTTTCGATGAGATTTTGCGCAAGAATGCAACTACATGGAACACAATCTTATCGGGGTATTGTAAAGAAGGTTTAATGGAAGAGGCGGTGGACTTGTTTTGTCAAATGCCAGAACCGAATGTTATATCCTGGAACAGCATCATTTCTGGTTTTGCGGATAATGGACGCCTGCAGGCATTAGACTTTGTACATGTGATGCACCGAGAAGGCCTTAAGCTTGATGGATTCACATTCCCTTGTGCTCTTAAATCTTGTGCTTGTCATGGTTTCTTAACTACCGGGAAACAAATCCACTGTTATGTTGTTAAGTCCGGTTATGAGTCTAACTGTTTTACTGTATCAGCTCTGGTTGATATGTACTCAAATTGCAATGCATTAAATGAGGCAATAAAGCTATTTAATCTATACTCTAGGTATATTGCTTCTGTTTGTGATAGCTTGGCACTTTGGAATTCCATGCTTTCTGGCTATGTTGTCAATGAACACTATGGAGTGGCTCTGAATCTGGTTTCCCAAATCCATCGGTCAGGTGCATATTTTGACTCCTACACTTTCAGTGGTGTTTTAAAGGTCTGCATCAACTTACTTGATTTCAGACTTGGGCATCAAGTACATGGTTTGGTTGTCACCAGTGGGTATGGGTTAGATAATGTTGTTGGAAGCATTCTGATTGATCTATACTCAAAACATGGAAATGTTAAGGATGCATTAGGATTGTTTCATAGGCTTCAGAAGAAAGATATCGTTGCTTGGTCTGGTTTGATTACAGAGTGTACTAGAATGGGATTAAGCTCATTAGTATTTTCTCTGTTTAAAGATATGGTTAATATGGATCTTCAAGtagattattttgttatttcaaATGTTTTGAAGGTCTGTTCAAGTTTAGGATCTATTAGAAGTGGCAAACAGGCTCATGCTTTCTGTGTTAAGAGTGGATATGACACAGAGGAGGTTACAGTTACAGCTCTCATTGACATGTATGCAAAATGTGGTGAAATTGAGGATGGGTTAGCTTTGTTTGATTGTATGCCAGAAAAAGATTCTGTATGTTGGACTGGGATCATTGTGGGGTGTGGACATAATGGAAGGGCAATGGAAGCAATGAAATTTTTCTGTCAGATGGTAGAATTGGGTTTAAAGCCAAATGAAATTACCTTTACAGGTGTTCTTTCTGCCTGTAGACATGCTGGTTTGGTTGAAGAGGCGTGGACCATATTTATGTCCATGAAAACTGAACATGGAGTGGAACCTCAATTGGAGCACTATAATTGCATGGTTGATCTTCTTGGCCAAGCTGGATGCTTCAAAGAGGCAGAAAAATTGATTGCTGACATGCCATTTGAGCCAAACAGAACTCTATGGTGCTCGTTGCTTGGGGCCTGTGGAACTCACAAGAATATGGAACTGGTTGATATTATTACTGAACACCTTCTTGCATCCTCACCAGAAGACCCTTCAGTATACGTGACACTTGCAAATGTTTATGCAACATTGGGAATGTGGGATAGTTTAAGCAAGGTGAGGGAAGCTGTCAGGGAAGTGGGCATGAAAGAAGCTGGAAAAAGCTGGATTGAGATCTCAGGTTAA